The following proteins come from a genomic window of Stigmatopora nigra isolate UIUO_SnigA chromosome 9, RoL_Snig_1.1, whole genome shotgun sequence:
- the LOC144202025 gene encoding transcription factor Jun-like: MSGKMEATFYDDAVSASNPHHDGARVYGFNTKALKQSMTLNLNDPRNFKPHLGSKALDILTSPDVGLLKLASPELERLIIQSCTGLTTPTPTQFVCSKNITDEQEGFAEGFAKALADLHYHQMSSAPPPEAPQSTGATSGSSSSDTGENPYSCTVRPEPPEYTNLSNFNRSGSTNTGPPPSCYPAPPPVPHVDHQGHHPRLRSLKEEPQTVPEMPGETPPLSPIDMENQERIKAERKRMRNRVAASKCRKRKLERISRLEDRVKNLKSQHTELVSSANVLRDELALLKQKVMDHVNSGCQLILTQQLQAF; this comes from the coding sequence ATGTCCGGGAAAATGGAAGCAACGTTCTACGACGACGCCGTGAGCGCGTCCAACCCTCACCACGACGGGGCGAGGGTATACGGCTTCAACACGAAAGCCCTCAAACAGTCAATGACGCTCAATCTCAACGACCCCCGGAACTTCAAACCCCACCTAGGTTCTAAAGCCTTGGACATTCTCACGTCCCCCGATGTGGGTCTGCTAAAGCTGGCCTCCCCGGAGCTGGAGCGCTTAATCATCCAGTCGTGCACGGGCCTGACGACCCCCACCCCGACCCAATTCGTCTGTTCCAAGAACATCACCGACGAGCAGGAGGGTTTCGCCGAAGGCTTCGCCAAGGCTCTGGCCGACCTCCACTACCACCAGATGAGCAGCGCCCCCCCTCCCGAGGCGCCGCAGAGTACGGGGGCGACATCCGGCTCCTCTTCATCTGACACCGGCGAGAATCCGTACAGCTGCACGGTGCGTCCGGAGCCTCCGGAGTACACCAACTTGAGCAATTTTAACCGATCCGGTTCCACCAACACCGGACCCCCGCCCTCCTGTTACCCGGCACCCCCACCGGTTCCCCACGTGGACCACCAAGGGCATCACCCTAGGCTGCGTTCCCTAAAAGAAGAGCCGCAGACAGTGCCCGAGATGCCCGGGGAGACGCCACCGCTCTCCCCCATCGACATGGAGAACCAGGAGCGGATCAAGGCCGAGCGGAAACGCATGAGGAACCGGGTGGCCGCCTCCAAGTGCCGGAAACGGAAGCTGGAGCGGATATCTCGTCTGGAGGACAGAGTGAAGAACCTCAAGAGCCAGCATACGGAGTTGGTGTCGTCTGCCAACGTCCTGCGGGACGAGCTGGCTCTGCTCAAGCAAAAGGTCATGGACCATGTCAACAGCGGCTGTCAGCTCATCTTGACACAACAGCTCCAGGCTTTCTAG